In Flavobacterium sp. 83, the genomic window CTTTGAATTGCATATCAGTTTCTTTTAACAGAGAAGCCTGCGGCAACAACACATGGTCTTTTATAAGTGCAAAAGGACTTTTAGCATGCTTTTCCCAATTAGTCCATGAATGATGAAAATAAAGACTTGCTCCATGATCTATCAGCCACAATTCCTTGTGCCATATCAGCATATTTGTATTTCTAAACGTTCGGTCCACATTAGTGATAAAAGCATCCAACCATACAATTTGAGAAGCTAATTTTGCATCAACAACCGTTACAACCGGATCAAATGTTATAGCTCCAGATAGATAATGCAATGCTAAATTAAGTCCTTGGCTTCCTTGAAGCAGGTCCTGAATTTCTTCATCCCCTTCTGAACGACCAAAAGCTTCGTCGAGATTTGCGTAAACAAGTTCCGGCATTTTTAGGTTTAAAAAACGAGCAATTTCTCCGCCAATTAATTCGGCAATTAAGGCTTTTACGCCGTGGCCGGCACCTTTGAATTTCAAGACATATTTAAAATCATCATCGGCTTCAGCAAGTGCAGGTAAAGAACCACCTTCCCGCAAAGGAGTGATGTATCTCGTAACATTTACGGTTCTAAGATGGGGTATTTTTTCCATAATTGAATTGGATAAAGCTATTTTGCTTAGGTACAAACTTACAAATAACTACGCTGAAATTCATTTGCA contains:
- a CDS encoding HipA family kinase; the protein is MEKIPHLRTVNVTRYITPLREGGSLPALAEADDDFKYVLKFKGAGHGVKALIAELIGGEIARFLNLKMPELVYANLDEAFGRSEGDEEIQDLLQGSQGLNLALHYLSGAITFDPVVTVVDAKLASQIVWLDAFITNVDRTFRNTNMLIWHKELWLIDHGASLYFHHSWTNWEKHAKSPFALIKDHVLLPQASLLKETDMQFKEKITDEVLHSIVNLIPTDWLQWEDTDETPEAIREVYFQFLSIRLNHSEIFINEAQNAREALI